The nucleotide sequence CGACCTTGATGCGCAGGCGGTGCTGCCGGTGGTAGTTGAAGAAAAGCGTCTCGGCGCAGCGCTTGCCCTCGTCGTAGCACGAGCGCGGGCCGATGGGATTCACGTGCCCCCAGTAGTCCTCCGTCTGCGGATGGATCTCGGGATCGCCGTAGACCTCGCTGGTCGAGGCCTGCAGTACGCGTGCCCTCAGGCGCTTGGCGAGCCCGAGGACGTTGATCGCGCCGTGCACGCTCGTTTTCACGGTCTGTACGGGGTCGTGCTGGTAATGGATCGGGCTCGCGGGGCAGGCGAGGTTGTAAATCGCGTCGACCTCGACGTACAGCGGAAAACAGATGTCGTGTCGCAGGACCTCGAAGTTCGGGTCGTTCAGGAATTCCGCGATGTTGCGCCGCGTGCCCGTGTAGAAGTTATCCACGCAGAGGACTTCATGGCCTTCGGCGAGCAGGCGCGCGCAAAGATGCCTCCCCAGGAATCCCGCCCCGCCCGTCACCAGCACCCGGCTCATCGTTCTTTCCCTGCCGCGTCGCGTTCCTTCCGTCTCCGCCATCAAGCGGGCCGGCTCGCTTCTGTGTCAATGAGGGGCATTACCCGCAAAG is from Sulfurifustis variabilis and encodes:
- a CDS encoding UDP-glucuronic acid decarboxylase family protein, encoding MSRVLVTGGAGFLGRHLCARLLAEGHEVLCVDNFYTGTRRNIAEFLNDPNFEVLRHDICFPLYVEVDAIYNLACPASPIHYQHDPVQTVKTSVHGAINVLGLAKRLRARVLQASTSEVYGDPEIHPQTEDYWGHVNPIGPRSCYDEGKRCAETLFFNYHRQHRLRIKVARIFNTYGPYMQQGDGRVVSNFIVQALNNEAITLYGDGTQTRSFCYAGDLIEALVRFVDTPDEVTGPVNLGNPEECSMRALAEQILDLTNSRSPVVHRPLPFDDPRRRRPDITAARTLLDWEPKTGLREGLTQTIEYFDALLAGRSPARRIPANLAAVGRLAN